The genomic window taaataaaacaagttatgactatttttggctgattttatttggttaccaaacatttccgttaAAAATTTATCAAACGAAAAACGAAGGTTAACATTTTTATCTCTCTCTAAGCATTGCTTCCCTTTTCTTGTGAAGACTACATAATTGATGGAAATAAAGTTTTAATCTCTAAGCAACTTATTTATCATACAATCATGcatgaatttaattttcaaaatttatttatgTGTACTTCTAAAATTAgatattcttttaaaaaaataaaagtaaaactcaaACCTGCAACCATTAAATGAATAtgaaaaaattatatcaaaattagaTAATTACTACTCAATTTCTCCTACTTACAATTACACAAAAATGAATAACTCTTCAAGTGTCAATTATTTTACActtgtttttatttattctttttcttgctcCGACAATTTGATGAGTTGATTATAATATAAGTGAAAAATGGCCCACTATTCATGCAAAAGACAGCAATGCTCTCACAGCTTCCAAAAGACATGATACACTATTCATCAACCCCTATCTTCTCTCACCTTGCCAAATTCAACCTTCCCATCCCCCTATGGCTATATCACAACACAACGTGTCCAATTTCACATTGTCTCATCTCTTTCACATTAATataaacacacaccaaaaaaaggaaaataaaaataccGTAAGCTTAAATTGGTTtctcatattttttatttaatttacaaaTATTAATTAAGTTATAGTTCTCAAGCATATATATATAGTGTTTAAGGAATAAGATATATATCTCTATCTTTCATGCGGCTTAGGCTCACTTTTATATTCTAATTCAACTTCTTCCCATAGATACCACCACCACTTCATTTTCCTTCCTATATCATCTGTCTATCGAACCTTATTAAATCTACATTAttggaataaaaataaacaatacTACTACTTTGTCTTAATTTGGAAGCTAAGCTAAGCTAAAAGCTTCAATTAATTCAACATCATCACTAATTTAAAAATGAGAAGGCACTCTTGCTGTTACAATCAGAAGCTTCGAAAGGGTCTGTGGTCACCTGAGGAGGATGAGAAACTTCTCATGCATATTACTAAGTATGGTCATGGATGTTGGAGCTCTGTGCCTAAGCAAGCAGGTACTCTAACACTACCtttaaatcttcttcttctttttttaataCTCTTGTCAATGTAAATAATAATGTATTAACAGGTTTGCAAAGGTGTGGTAAGAGCTGCAGACTTAGGTGGATAAATTACTTAAGGCCTGATTTGAAGAGAGGTACATTCTCACAAGAAGAAGAGAATCTCATCATTGAGCTTCATGGAGTATTGGGCAATAGGTAATAACAATTCAAATCCCTTCCCTTCCCTTCCTCTAATGGCCCTCTAACTAATTGGTCTAAGCAGTCCTGTTTGCTTAGACCAATTACTTAAATAGTTAGAGACttactaaaaatatttaaattataaagagaTTTTTTGTCCGTCATAAATTAAAAAGgacatttatatttatttttgatagAAACTCACGTACTGTTGTCTTCATTAGATGATTTAATAAGTTTGACTAAATCATCATCTAATGATTCTCAATTATTAACTTCATATGAAGACAACTACACGTGAGTTTTCACCTTTATTTTTTACATGActactgatttttttttttcagatggtCGCAAATTGCGGCACAATTGCCGGGGAGGACCGACAATGAGATAAAGAATCTGTGGAATTCTTGCTTGAAGAAGAAGCTGAGGCAGAGAGGTATAGACCCTGTGACACACAAGAAGATTCCGGAGGCCGAGAAAGGCAGCGGCGGCGAGGACAACGACAACAGAAACCAAGAAAAGACAGCAGAAGCATCGTCCAATGAGTTGAACAAATCAGATGATGCAACTCCCTATGTGCAAAACAGAGCATCTTCAATGAGTTGCCATCATCACTCAGATTTCATGGGTGGTTTTCCAATTCAGATGATAAATcatgcatcatcatcatcagattcAAATTCAGTTAATTGGTATAGCCACAGTAGTGGAAGGTCTTTTGATATCAACACTGATTTTCCATTCAATACCACTTCTATTCTTACACCAACAACCGCAACCAATTTATTTCTTCCTACTGATTCTAGTTTCCTTTACAagccttctttctcttcttcttcgaaCTCTCCTGAAAATATCTCTAATACTGCACCCTATGGATTGAAAGAGGAACAATACCAAATTCACATGAGCATAGAAGAGTTAGAAGAATTATCATCCAAGTGGGATGAGTATTATTACTACCTTCATAACCCAGTCTCAATGCTTGCTTCTTCTGAATCATTTTGCAATGAAATCAAGCCAGATATACACCATTTGGTACCTGATACACCAGGGCCCATTATGTTACCtcaccataataataataataccaaGTTCCAAGAACCATCTCAAATGGCAAGTTTCTTTTCAAAGGACATTCAGAAGCTCACAGCAGCTTTTGGACATATATAAAAGGCTTTGTATTCTCTGTCTGTCGCGAAGACAAAGACTAATCCGTCGCAGATTGAAGATTTGTTTATGAGTTTCTTATTGActaatgaattattatatatagaTGACGGGTTTTGATTTCATAATTAATAATctcaaatagaaattaaaaaatatgtattTATTGAGAAATTTTTTGTGAGATGTCAATCTAGTTAAATATGGTTAGTCGGATTTCTAATAACAGTATCTGAATGTCGGTGATTCAATTatcataagaaaaataaataggtTTTGTTTGAATTTGGGAAAGAGGAGTTTTAATTCCAAATTCAACNNNNNNNNNNNNNNNNNNNNNNNNNNNNNNNNNNNNNNNNNNNNNNNNNNNNNNNNNNNNNNNNNNNNNNNNNNNNNNNNNNNNNNNNNNNNNNNNNNNNNNNNNNNNNNNNNNNNNNNNNNNNNNNNNNNNNNNNNNNNNNNNNNNNNNNNNNNNNNNNNNNNNNNNNNNNNNNNNNNNNNNNNNNNNNNNNNNNNNNNNNNNNNNNNNNNNNNNNNNNNNNNNNNNNNNNNNNNNNNNNNNNNNNNNNNNNNNNNNNNNNNNNNNNNNNNNNNNNNNNNNNNNNNNNNNNNNNNNNNNNNNNNNNNNNNNNNNNNNNNNNNNGATTTGTGTTTATATTTGTGAGACAAAAGTAACCAATATTAATTGTCTTTTACCTTTGTTCTTCTTAATTATTGTCTGTGGGATAGAATTTGCAATACAAGGATTAATTAAGGATTGTTCTTctggtttctttttttttaaacctACCATTTGTTTCTTTCTTTGCTACACTGTAACAGGTGCATTTTTATCACAGATGTTTTATTGGCTTCATGgcagtttttattttcatttcattgtcaAGGGACTAATATGTCATATACGTATAACCAATTTGGATTAAGCGAGTCACTTAAGCAAGTATccagaattaattattttttctacaAACAATAATTTTTCTTAATCTCTTTTTCACTGGTTTCTTTCACTAGTCTTGGAAGAATAACTTAAATGAAAGAAGTTAATCTCGTTGTTTGATACATTATTGGTAATCCAGTGAtctaaatttaatatatttttttaataatctaaaaagaatgaaagaaatacttatattaaaaaggaaaaagtaaatctTATTTTTGTTGAATTATCTTATTAGGGCACTATGTCTATTACTATTAGAGTCCGTTTGGAAAATTTCAAAAGctacttttttttacttttaacttataaaaagttacattaatagtatttgatacaattttttagataaacttttaactttttaaaaagttatttaagagtttttgaagaagttaaaaaatgtGACTTCTCCTATTTTCAAAAGTTATTTTATCACTCTTATTTAATACACAATTTTAAAACAAAGACTTCtataataacttttcaaacacaaaataatttatttaaaaattgttATTAATAAAAATCTTTATATTTTAatctcctttttcaaaagaacttatttaagaagTTTAGCCAAACTAGCCTTTAACCATGTCCTTTTGAATTTTGAAGTATAACATTTCTTAATGAATACAATATTAACATTCACTCATAATATAAATTTAGGGATGGGAATGGTTTTAACATAATCATAATAAAatctaatataatttaattaaatatatcaaattaaaatacaatttcAATATTGTTAAAATGGTGAAGCGTTCAGAAAGAGACTGGAAGAAAAATTGTGACTAGAAAGAAAATTGGAATTCTCTCACAGTCTCAAAAACTGATTTCATTGAATTAGATTTCTAACTAACTTTTATAGTTGGTTGTAACTCTTAAATAACAACAATTAGCCTCTTAactaactattattattatttacaacTAGATGAACTATTAACTATTCTAACAAGTTACTCTACATGTTTTCTCATGTAACACCCCCTCTCAAGCTAGAATCGATGCTTTCCATCATTCTCAGCTTGCTCAAACATTGTTGAAACTGATTGGGAGCCAACGCTTTTGTCAATATGTCTGCCACTTGATTGTGGGTGGAGATGGGTAGCAGCTTTGTGACTTGCTCTCGCCATTTGTCTCTCA from Arachis ipaensis cultivar K30076 chromosome B09, Araip1.1, whole genome shotgun sequence includes these protein-coding regions:
- the LOC107616698 gene encoding transcription factor MYB8-like, with the protein product MRRHSCCYNQKLRKGLWSPEEDEKLLMHITKYGHGCWSSVPKQAGLQRCGKSCRLRWINYLRPDLKRGTFSQEEENLIIELHGVLGNRWSQIAAQLPGRTDNEIKNLWNSCLKKKLRQRGIDPVTHKKIPEAEKGSGGEDNDNRNQEKTAEASSNELNKSDDATPYVQNRASSMSCHHHSDFMGGFPIQMINHASSSSDSNSVNWYSHSSGRSFDINTDFPFNTTSILTPTTATNLFLPTDSSFLYKPSFSSSSNSPENISNTAPYGLKEEQYQIHMSIEELEELSSKWDEYYYYLHNPVSMLASSESFCNEIKPDIHHLVPDTPGPIMLPHHNNNNTKFQEPSQMASFFSKDIQKLTAAFGHI